CAAATTATTTAACATTTAAATTATTGCAGCCAAATGCTCGTGTGATGGCCACATGCTCTCTTATCGATGTGTAGGTGGTAGGTGGCGCTGCCACTGAATATGAATTTTTGTTATACAGCACTAGCACTGCCAACTACAGCTAGGCGGTCCAATGTAAACATTTAATTTATGCAATTGTATTTTTAGCACAAATCAAGAAAAACAATTAGAATacattttattttcattatttcaaACACCCAAACGCGAAAATCACCCAAGAGTAGAAGCAAAAAACGCATAAAAAGCTGAATACACCTCTGCCCAGCGCTCCCTCTCGCGTAATTCCGTTGGAATTTTTCACACACATTTTTTTCTGCTTTACCTTGACAGGTTCTATTCtgttctctctttctctttcgctGCGATTGCGTTGGATTTCAAGTTtagcacatacacacacacagccacataCGTACACGCACTCGAGTATGCATACACATGTTCGTTAAAAACGAAGTTTTCAAATGCAATTTTTTTCTCCACATTTAATGAGAAATAGAATCACAATCCGCCCCAAAAATGAAGGGAAAATTACAGTTGtagctgctgccactgctactCCTACTACTAATACGGCCTCTAGCTATTTCCTTTCTCTATCGGCTAGCAATGTCTCAGTCACTGGCTGGGTTTTTATCAATCTGCTGTTCAGTTTTCGCTATATATCCTTATAAGCGCACTCACAATTTCTGGTTCTCGCTCACTTTCGTTGCTTCtgcgaatcgaatcgaatcgaaccgaagacgacgacgactgtGTGCCTCCCCGCTTGTCCGACCCGGGGGCAGTGGGTTGCTATGCCTTTTTATGCACACACCGCACTCCGAGgtacacacaaacacacacacgatgACACACACAAGAGCGCACGCACGCACTCACACGCACAGTGAGTTTTTTCGAGAAACGTTTGCTCGTTTCAGTCAGTAGACTGTTACAGCTGCCAACGTCACTGCTGAATTTTCAAAACTTTTATTAGTTTTTCATGCGTGTTTTAAGCGTTTTCCATGGTTTTCCTTCCtcattacaataaaaaaaaccaCAGCAAATACGAACACGCGACGgcagcagtgtgaccgcggatttattgctaaaatataccgtctgaccctcagaaatataccaaaatataccgtctcattttaaaaatataacgtaaatatactgacgaattcaagttctttAAACATATTCATCGATTTTGacattccgtggaatattactagctaaataGAACCCTCAGCCCTGCCCAAATAATTGTATCCAATTAATGAAcctattttctacttgactgacTTATTAAATACTCGACTTTGATTGTTTTTGCCTCAATTTTGGGTCCTCAACTACAATATAGCGTCTGGTATGATGAAAAaccgaacttagcccacttaagcccctaTATTTGAGGTAAATGGCGGTAAATGGAATATATTAACGATggtaaattcttcttgtagatccatGCCATCCTCTcaacttaaaaaaaaacctcgatatctttcacctgaactgcgctaaaattagTCAATTTTCATTATATTCGGTGGAAAATTGAAGGATTGAAAACCAAATTGTttaattttgatattcggtcAAATATTATAAGCtagatagaacatttagccatgcgcACCTAGTTTTATCCAATTAATGGAGCTATTTTCTAATTGACTGGTTTATTGTAAACACTTGCTTTAGTTGGATTTAGTCCACAAAAAAGTTTTAGCAAATATGgggaaacaaaaaaaaaacgaaagaggatAGTTGTTCCTATTGTTAAATTTTGgtattccgttgaatattattagctagatAAAACATTttgccatgcccacataattgtaTACGATTtatgaatcaattttgtacttaactggcttattctAAATACTTGTTTTTATTGAATCATgtctaaaaaaaggttttagcgaaataggtcaaacaaaaaaggttttagcgaaataggtcaaaacaaaaaaacgaaagaggatagtcgttcatattgctcagtttagagattccgttgaataattctggctaACTGAAATCCCTAGgtctgcccacataattttaggccattgatgaataaattttcttcaagattggctagtttttagtccttgcttttattttatttcgcCTAAACAAGGCTTAAACCAAATAGTTCAAGttgaagacatgatgcgtgtatatgcctttgtataccctatttcgttgaTAGGTTTTAGACAAATTGATGCATATGATTATATTGTAAATATATATCTCCTTATACCTATTCTTGGTCTCTCTACGAAGAGCATGAgctgcaaaatatcgttgaaataggtttaaaacagagactaaattgtttttgcattaAGTGGAGTCTGagatgacaaacatattcTCAATTCTATGATATCCTTTTCCCCAGGGTATGCCCAGAAACATTGTGCGTGGAATGAGCAATGGTCTCTGTAAGAAAACGATAAGCGAAATAGCTTTAAAACAGAGactaaattgtttttgcctgggatgacaaataTGTTCTCAATTCTAAAATATCCTTTCCCTAGGGTATGTTTTTCACATGTTGCAGCTACATGGAACGCGATTTTTGCTTTCGGCCAATGAAAATCGTCAAAAATTAATTCCCGTTTTAACCGATTCGTGTATTGGCGGTGTATTTAAAAAAACTAAGTTTATATGCTCCACCTACTGAATATGAACATCACGAACATTTCCCGGTGGGTTTACCTTTTCAATGGTTGGTAAATGCAGTTCCAATCATCACCAATGTCCGATGTCCCCAATGTCCAATGTCAAGGTACAGTAATTAAAGTACATAATTCTTGAAtagactcattgttgctacCGATTCAGTACCCGATTCAAAGATAGCGAAAAGGATAACCGATTAACCGATTTGAAGAGAGCAAAAAGAGCCAATAACCGTTTCGAAGAAGCCGGTCGGCCATCGATGATATCGACTGGATGCGAGTGGTGCGCGCCAAAGAGAAATTGCTTGGAAGGGAAAGAGTGGCAAATTGAATGCTTTAATAAATTGATGAATAcaatataccattatataccgGTATACTGTAAATAAGCCGTCGTAAACTTAATTTCGATGTCAAAATTTACCAAACAGTGTGAAAATATTCAACCGAATATTATTGTTCCGATTATGGATTAAGCTATTGTATACCAGTGGGTATCAAGATACACTCCACGAAAACGATGAAACTTGAAGAATTGTGGCGCAGctcaggtgaaagatatcgtggtTGTTCCTATTTAAGTAAAGAGAAAGGATAAacctacaagaagaatttacacaGAGTATTATTTTCCGCGGTTTAAATCAAGTTGTTACGCGGTTTTTAACGGGTTACGTTCGTTTCTTTTATCGGTTTATTTACGGTTTAGTTTGGAAATAAGACGATATATCTTATGGAAAAATACGCGATCACACTAATTTGCTAGCCAGTTTTTACACCATGTCTAGCTCATACACCTTGCatatttgtataattttctagtatttttaaAACGCGTTATTGGCTCACCTCGCTGTGCTAATTCAATCATGTAGAAATCGTGTAGAAATGCCCCTTAGAGTCATGTCCCAGGCCATATCGAATACTAATTCGTGATTGGCATCGAACTCCTGAACTTAGTTAAAAAACGTAAAAACGGCACGTACAAAAGTGGATAACGGAGGATTTCAACTGGCGCTTCCATAGAGCTTATATGAAAAAGGCCGGCCGAAATATGTTCAACGTACACATTTCCCCCTCAGGTGGCGCCTTTGATAATTACATACAAAATGTGTTGACTATGTAGAAAATGTGTAGTAAGCGTGTAGCTACCATGCAAATTAGTGATATTGTTGTTGACCTTTTTTGTTAAAACCTTATTCTATTAACAATCCAATAAGATGAGAATTTAATATAAGCCAGTATTATAGGAAAGGGATTCGACAATCGGATAAAATAATGTGTTCAGGGCTGAGGGTGATGGAATATGATTACaaataattcgtcagtatacttacggtatattttgcaGCTTGTGACGtattttcggtatatttctgagtgtCAGACCGCATATCTTATCGACAAATCCGCGGGCACACTGAGCCCATTCGTGCTGctgttgtgtgtgtgcgttcgTGTACGCGAcgaaaaaaatataaaatcgTAACGAGCAGAGGAAAAAACGTGTGAAAAATACATTAAAAGGTACCGCCAGATGAGGAATAATTGGCGAATAGTTTAAGACAGTAAACCCATGGCCTGCTGTCTGGCTATATTTTGTTTAGATATTGTTGCTGTTTAGGCATTTCAAGGACCTTCTTTGCCTACTTCTCCTCCTCCGGCTGGCTCCCCTTTTTAGTCTGTTATGCTATATACAGTGTGTTTCGGTGTGTGCGCGCTTCTGTCGCGTGTGCCTTCTGACCACGACCACCTGGGCGGTAGTCAAGTGGAAATTTTGCGTTCAAGGACAACGCTAGTGACACCCTCTCCATCTCATCCCTTGTAGTCCATAGGCTCCTTGCATCCACTGCAGAAGGGGCTCTTAAGGAGCAACCAAATGGTCTTTTTCCCTGTTCTAGTTATTGTGAAGAGAGTGAAGGAGAAGGACGGCGACAATTGGCCTGGTATTTGGACAGTTACATTTCGAGGGGTTCCCCTCTTAGAAACAGTGAGGTAGTGAAGCGTTTAAATAGAGAGCATATGGATTAATTATTCTAAAATAGAATTATATTCTCATATTTTGAAAAGAAATTCAATTTTCATACAAATAGTCTAGTACataggtacatatgtatgtgattTCGCATGTGTTcaaatgtgtgtgtgctttgcCGTTGCTTTTTTTGTTCTCTTATTTTGTGCCTCCGCGTTTGGGTGACTTGCGCACACCAATACAAATGTACATGCATATGCCGCTCTTTCGGTCGCGCGCTCTTCTCTTCCCCTAAACACATGGGTCCCCAGCCAGGCCCCAGCATTGCACTCAAAAATAACTGTTCGCAATtgtgagagcgagagagtaAAACAAGCGTTTAGAAGAAGAAAAAGTACGTAAAAGAAGCGAACAAAATGAGAAAAAAATCAGCTGCGACGTAGATCTCACACAAAAAACCGTTAGGTGAGATGATGTGCGGACGGGAGTGGGGGATGAGGCATGGCATCAATTGCAATAGTGAAATAAATCCGGTAAATggataaaacaaaaaaaccgtCACATTTCACTACCACGTGTGTGCTCGGTGTCTGTGCCTGACATGTGTACTTACATACATAGATATGTGCGTGTGCAACTGTTTTCTGCAGCTGATTTAtttgaatgtgtgtgtgtgtgcgtttgtcGTGTAAGCGGTTGTACAAGGGGGACGAACAGCTAATCAAAACTTAAATCTGTCACACATCCGCTGCccaaaaaaataattaaactGTAAAACGGTGATAGTAATTGAGTTTGTATATGTGTTTATTTGCCAGCGCCTATGCATGTACATTATTCAATTGCACACGCAATTTTCCCCTGGTCAAggactctttttttttttttttacccgaAAAGGCAGTTCCATTTATATGCAAATGACATTGGAAGCCAGGAGACGGCTAAGAACAAACTGGAATATTCCACAAATTGTTTTCCATCCACACCCCCCCTCTCCCAATCAAATGCCCTGTCAATTCAATTTCGTTTGGCAGCTAATTAACTTATTGGACCAATTAGCCAAAAACTGGTTTTGAGTCCGTTACGTGCCTTTGCCCATACCCCTCCACCTAGCCTTATTCGGGAGGTGATGATTGGTGGGAGGGGGGGTAATAGCTGAAACGACggcactgctgctgctttcaGGTACCGTTCGACGCAGACGCAGGCGCCTGCGTGTTCCCCTCCTCCCCCCAactgacaaaaaaaaatggcCAAAGGCTAAAGAGCAAAGAAGAGCTCAGCTGCTTACGATTCGCGCGcgtgtttgtttgtgtgtgtgtgtgctagtACATAGCTATACACATAAAAGCAGAAATCGTAACGTAAACGTAACGTAAACTAGAACTCTCTCCCTTGCAATCCTCTTTACTCCACAGCACTCCATCTCGCTCTCAGCTTTCGCATGAAACGTGTATCCTATGGAAAAGGAGTAGGGGAGGGGGTGGTGCTGGGGTCGGCTGTGGATTAAAGAAACTAAAATGGTGTGCGGCATGATCTGTCACCGTTTCTTGTTTATTCACAATACGAAATGTTTaatttaatgttttatttCCTATGAATGAGGGCTTAGGGTTTCGCGATTTCCAGCGAAATGTGCCGCCGCCTCTCAAACGGGATCGGATACCAATTGGATTTATATTTCTGATTATCCTCAAGCCGTAAAAGATGCAGCATAATGcgtgtgtatgtatatgcgCTCTTGCATAAGAGCGTCAGGCGTTGTCTTTGCAAGTAGTAGTGTCTTACGGTAGTGCGAGAGTGAGAGAGTGGGGCGTGGGAATGGTACTGCTGGGTACGACGGCCTccttcccccctccccccctccacACTGTTTAAAGAAGAAGTACTGATTAAACGAAATATCTATAAATTCGAAATTTTTAAACTTTCGGCATACAAATCTACACACATACGAGTATTCACTCTACTTAGAACGTATATATGTGTCAAATCAAAACCTATCATGAAGTTTTCCTCAGGCTTCCTTTGTTTCTCAGTTTTTCTCAGTTTTCCTCTGTTTTTTTTCTCAGTTTAGGCAGGCCGTTCGATTTGGTTGTCTAGTTTCGTTTTGTTTGATTTCAATTTTATTCATTGTTACGTTGTTGCCGGTTGTGTTCGGTTGTTTCctgttaatttaattttttttctcAGTTTAGGCAGGCCGTTCGATTTGGTCGTCTAGTTTCGTTTTGTTTGATGTCAATTTTATTCATTGTTACGTTTTTGCCGGTTGTGTTCGGTTGTTTCCcgataatttaattttttttcgtTCGTTTGCttgttaattttttgtttgcttttcgtttttttgtgACTGCTAATCGAATTTATCGCGTTGGTTAGTGCCCTATGGTATCATAGGAGGTTATTCGAAACGCAATCGAAATTGCTGCATAAATTTATTGACAAAAATTATCAAATTGCAGCGCGGCGCTGTCGTCCATTATCTTTCTTCTTCGTCAGTGTTCGTTATCGTCGTAGTCTCGTCGTCCTTTTTTTTCGTACTCGTCGTCGTTCCGAACGAAGAAAGAATTGCATCAACAAGAACAAGATCGCAGGCAGAAAACACCCACGCAATGCAAATGCTTTAAACATTGACCTCAAAGGATCAAGAAAGACGACAGGACAACgagccacacacacaaaacaggAGGAGGAGTCTCGTCGCCGAGGTTGTCCACAAATTGGCAATAAATTATTTACGTGTGTTTGTATGGTATGTATTGCCTGAGATCCCTGAATACGAATAAGTTTGtgcaacaaaacaacaacactTATCACGTAATCGAAGAACAAATAACAGTAATAATTCGTGCCGGCTTTTCGAACTGTGTGCGTGCgcttgcgtgtgtgtgtgtgtgtttgtatgcGTGCAAATGGATAACCGAGAGACGCCAACTCAcattactctctctctctctctctctctctctctccctctctctccctctctcggaATCACTCCCACTCAATAGCGCTACTCTGACGACTCAATCTCGCAGCCGtcgtctctctctcactccaACTACTCTTTGGCTGTGCCTGCGTCTTCGCCGCTGCTCGTTCTGGTGTTCGTGTGACAACAACACTTCGTTTCGTTCGTGACTATTGTGTGTGAGATTGTGTTTGTAAGAGTACCGTTTTCTGGATCATTTCAACTCCGAGGCTTGGCAGGGCCGCTCGTGGAGAGATCAAGAATATCAGGGACGAGagccagcaacagcaccagAATCAACAGTAAATATTAAGCTCAAGTatttaaaaaacgaaaaacgtcGAAGAACTACGTGGAAGAAGTGCAACTCTtatacaacaacaaaagcaaaaacagaaacaacaaaacaaagccaaagccaaagttTAAAGATTTATACaactaaacaaaaaaaaaaagagaagttaAGGTTCCACAACATAGGAAAAGGAAAAGCCCCTCTAAGAATAAGAACACACACAACAATCTCTTCTTTACGCAATCATACAACCATCCACTACAAcctccaccaccaccaccacaccCCAGAAAGGAAGAAACCACAAAAGAAAGAACAACCACAGAGTGGGTGGAAAAGGAAGAAAACgtcaatatatatatatatatacatatatattcgaTTATATAAAACATACAACACCACGCCGACAAATAagcaaaaaagaaacaaacagAACCTGTTGCTGGCAACAATGACTTCTCTAGAGGAGCATATCGTCTTGGCCCCCGTGGAAGCGGCGGAGTCGTCTCACGTGTCGCTGTGCGACGAGGTAACCAATCTATCGGTCCTTGACACGGACACGGATGTGAGCAACACGAGCAGCAGCTTGAGCAGTTCCAGCAGCTCGAGCAGCTCCAGCTCGggcacggacacggacaccggcaagggcagcagcaccgtgGGCAGCATCGATGTGACCAGCGTTAGTTCGTCGAGCATCGGGTCGGCGGGTTCGATCACATCGCCGGCCCCATCAACGGCCAATTCGAATACATCGTCGGGCCTGGGCATGGGCCTGGGTCTGGTGGTGGACATAGATAGCGCGGCGAGCAGTCAGGAGCTGAGCAGCCATGGCGTCACCGAGCTAGACTCGCTGGAGGACTCGTGCGGCAGCCTCATCAAGGATGGGGATAAGCTCTGCAAATTGTGCAGGTGAGTCTCGGGCTCTTACAATCCATTCCATATGTGTTTCTATATATTTTATAATCCTTGGCAGCTCTCGGCTGGTTATGCCCCGTATCTTGGCCTGCCTGCATGTCTTTTGCGAGGATTGTCTACAGGCCCTGGTGGCCACAGATTCGGTGTCGGCCAGTTCGCCCAATAGCTGTTCCTCATCGTCCTTTGACGGCAGCGAGCATCAGCACCGTTTGCCCACGCTGTTGGGGTGTCCCGTCTGCAAGGAAGTCACCCGACTGGGCCCCAAGGGGGTCAAGGGACTCACATACGATTATATTTTGACCAATATACTGGATCTATCGAACCTCGAATCGGAGCAGATACCCTGCACCTCGTGCAAAAGCAAGGAAGAGGCCATATCCCGGTGCAATGATTGTGCCAACTTCTTGTGCAACGGCTGCGACAATGCCCACAAGTATATGCGTTGCTTTGAGAACCATCAGGTGGTGCGCATCGAGGATCTACAGAAGAACGTCCAGGACAAGCTGTTCATCCACAAGCCCGTTTTCTGTAGCCAGCATGTTAGCGAGAATCTCAAATACTATTGCTTCACGTGCCAGGTGCCCACCTGCAATGATTGTCTGCTGGGCGATCACAAGGGCAGCGATCATCACTACGAGACGGCCATCGTTGCCGAGCAGGCGGTGCGCGCCGATCTGGATGACCTCATTTCCGCGACTCTAAAGAAGGCCGACTACTGCAATGATGCCACCGGGAATCTGAGCAGCGCCCTCACCGAACTTCAAGCCCAAAACGACATGGTCCATCAGCAGATCGAGGATAGCTATAAGATGTACAAGCGCATGCTCGAGAAGATCAGAGACGACCTGATCAACGAACTGGGGCGTCTGCACTCCGATCGCGAGCTCAAGATCATGGATCTCATGCAGAGTCTGGAGAACAATTCCGGCCGATTGCAGCAGGCAGCACAGTTTGGCCAGCGGGCCATTGACAAGGGCAATGCCGTGGAGTTTCTCCTTCTGCAGCCCCTCATCACAGACCAGTGCAAGAAGCTGATGGAGCAGACACCCAAATGCGACATCAACTACCAGATACAGTTTGAGACAAAGCCGGAAAGGTTCGAGCAGTTCGCCCGAAATATGTTTGGTAAATTTGAGACCGAATCCAGCTGCAGTCCGGTGGATACGCCCAAGCCATTGTCTCCGGTGCCATCGTCGCACcatcagcaccagcagcactcgaagcagcagcagaaacagcaacagatgCAGTCGCAGATCCCATTGAAATCGCAGCATCATTCTACGCCTCTGATTGTgggccatggccatggccatgtCCAAGGTGGGAACTCCTCCACGCGCGGCAGCTCCTCCGTACAGGGACGCCTCAGTTCGGCTGTGTTCAGTCCCAATTCGTTGCCATCCTCGATTCCTAACTCCTTCGATGGGGATAACTC
The Drosophila miranda strain MSH22 chromosome XL, D.miranda_PacBio2.1, whole genome shotgun sequence genome window above contains:
- the LOC108162511 gene encoding uncharacterized protein LOC108162511 isoform X2, which translates into the protein MTSLEEHIVLAPVEAAESSHVSLCDEVTNLSVLDTDTDVSNTSSSLSSSSSSSSSSSGTDTDTGKGSSTVGSIDVTSVSSSSIGSAGSITSPAPSTANSNTSSGLGMGLGLVVDIDSAASSQELSSHGVTELDSLEDSCGSLIKDGDKLCKLCSSRLVMPRILACLHVFCEDCLQALVATDSVSASSPNSCSSSSFDGSEHQHRLPTLLGCPVCKEVTRLGPKGVKGLTYDYILTNILDLSNLESEQIPCTSCKSKEEAISRCNDCANFLCNGCDNAHKYMRCFENHQVVRIEDLQKNVQDKLFIHKPVFCSQHVSENLKYYCFTCQVPTCNDCLLGDHKGSDHHYETAIVAEQAVRADLDDLISATLKKADYCNDATGNLSSALTELQAQNDMVHQQIEDSYKMYKRMLEKIRDDLINELGRLHSDRELKIMDLMQSLENNSGRLQQAAQFGQRAIDKGNAVEFLLLQPLITDQCKKLMEQTPKCDINYQIQFETKPERFEQFARNMFGKFETESSCSPVDTPKPLSPVPSSHHQHQQHSKQQQKQQQMQSQIPLKSQHHSTPLIVGHGHGHVQGGNSSTRGSSSVQGRLSSAVFSPNSLPSSIPNSFDGDNSAMTSFSLMSTLPPDSPSQLQQAPQLPPLPQMPQMPQLPQMAQQQAQQQQAQAQQQLQQKQHQHQQQQAQQQQAQQHQQQQVVLHQPQTQQQPMPPQIAQLVTPQGIVQVQQQQQQQAPHVNLNAGPGPNMAALNGMAGGGGGGPPSSFSMLEYNISRLASLNETMSDSLTEALAVGGATAVPNVAQVTAGPAVPGGAGASHHQQQQQQQQQQQQQAVMPASAVTPSQPITLADILSGDQRALNNLQALAKLGLNNNDFCLPAATSPSLQALNPIVGGVEDIGLNSFHAVAPPGTTNVVTGRNKATPMQIRCKFGSLGTAKGQFNSPHGFCLGVDEEIIVADTNNHRIEVFDKMGALKFQFGVAGKEEGQLWYPRKVAVMHNNGKFVVCDRGNERSRMQIFSKCGHFMRKIAIRYIDIVAGLAVTAKGHIVAVDSVSPTVFVISEEGELVRWFDCSDYMREPSDIAIRDNDFYVCDFKGHCVAVFQDDGTFLYRIGNEKVTCFPNGIDISNAGDVLIGDSHGNRFHVACYSREGVLQSEFECPHVKVSRCCGLKITSEGYVVTLAKNNHHVLVLNTLYVH
- the LOC108162511 gene encoding uncharacterized protein LOC108162511 isoform X1, translating into MTSLEEHIVLAPVEAAESSHVSLCDEVTNLSVLDTDTDVSNTSSSLSSSSSSSSSSSGTDTDTGKGSSTVGSIDVTSVSSSSIGSAGSITSPAPSTANSNTSSGLGMGLGLVVDIDSAASSQELSSHGVTELDSLEDSCGSLIKDGDKLCKLCSSRLVMPRILACLHVFCEDCLQALVATDSVSASSPNSCSSSSFDGSEHQHRLPTLLGCPVCKEVTRLGPKGVKGLTYDYILTNILDLSNLESEQIPCTSCKSKEEAISRCNDCANFLCNGCDNAHKYMRCFENHQVVRIEDLQKNVQDKLFIHKPVFCSQHVSENLKYYCFTCQVPTCNDCLLGDHKGSDHHYETAIVAEQAVRADLDDLISATLKKADYCNDATGNLSSALTELQAQNDMVHQQIEDSYKMYKRMLEKIRDDLINELGRLHSDRELKIMDLMQSLENNSGRLQQAAQFGQRAIDKGNAVEFLLLQPLITDQCKKLMEQTPKCDINYQIQFETKPERFEQFARNMFGKFETESSCSPVDTPKPLSPVPSSHHQHQQHSKQQQKQQQMQSQIPLKSQHHSTPLIVGHGHGHVQGGNSSTRGSSSVQGRLSSAVFSPNSLPSSIPNSFDGDNSAMTSFSLMSTLPPDSPSQLQQAPQLPPLPQMPQMPQLPQMAQQQAQQQQAQAQQQLQQKQHQHQQQQAQQQQAQQHQQQQVVLHQPQTQQQPMPPQIAQLVTPQGIVQVQQQQQQQAPHVNLNAGPGPNMAALNGMAGGGGGGPPSSFSMLEYNISRLASLNETMSDSLTEALAVGGATAVPNVAQVTAGPAVPGGAGASHHQQQQQQQQQQQQQAVMPASAVTPSQPITLADILSGDQRALNNLQALAKLGLNNNDDLLSSESSSGIDFLSDFCLPAATSPSLQALNPIVGGVEDIGLNSFHAVAPPGTTNVVTGRNKATPMQIRCKFGSLGTAKGQFNSPHGFCLGVDEEIIVADTNNHRIEVFDKMGALKFQFGVAGKEEGQLWYPRKVAVMHNNGKFVVCDRGNERSRMQIFSKCGHFMRKIAIRYIDIVAGLAVTAKGHIVAVDSVSPTVFVISEEGELVRWFDCSDYMREPSDIAIRDNDFYVCDFKGHCVAVFQDDGTFLYRIGNEKVTCFPNGIDISNAGDVLIGDSHGNRFHVACYSREGVLQSEFECPHVKVSRCCGLKITSEGYVVTLAKNNHHVLVLNTLYVH